From Acidianus brierleyi:
ATAATAGGAGGTGGTACTGGACCAGCAGAAGGTACAAAAGCTACTACTGCCGTTCCAGGCAGTTGGAATTTAAAAATGATGATGGAAGCATTAGATCCCTTTCCACTCAATTTTGCCCTAACAGCTAAAGGATCCTCAGGAAGGATTAGTATGGAACAAGTAATACATTCTGGAGCTTCTGGTTTTAAGATTCATGAAGATTGGGGAGCAATGCCTAGTGTAATAGACGAAACTTTAACTGTTGCTGATGAATATGATGTCCAAGTTACAATACATACTGATACCTCTAATGAAAGCGGATATTTGGAAGATACATTAAATGCCATAGGCGGAAGAACTATTCATGCCTATCACGTTGAAGGTGCTGGCGGTGGTCACGCTCCAGATATAATAAGAATATCTGGGGAACCAAATGTTTTACCGTCTTCTACTAATCCAACTAAACCTTTTACAATTCATACTTATGATGAACACTTAGAAATGCTAATGGCTGTTCATCACCTAAATCCTAAAGTTCCAGAAGATATAGCTTATGCAGAATCTAGAATAAGAGCAGAAACTATGGCAGCAGAAGATTATCTTCATGATATAGGTGCAATAAGTATGATGTCCTCAGATTCTCAAGCTATGGGAAGAGTAGGTGAAACTGGAATAAGAACTTTTCAGCTAGCACATAAGATGAAAGAACTGAATTTAATAAATATAGATGATAATTTCAGAGTATTAAGATATATATCTAAAATAACTATTAATCCTGCTATAACTCACGGTATTTCTGATTATGTGGGTAGCTTATTACCTGGAAGGGTGGCTGATATTGTATTATGGGATCCAAGATTTTTCCCTGTAAAACCTTATATGATAATAAAAGGCGGTGCAATAGCATGGGCAATTATGGGTGAAACTAATGCATCAGTAGCCTACGCTCAACCACTACTTTATAAGCCTATGTTTGGTTATTATTCTGCTCCTATGGTTTCATTCTTTTTTACTAGCCAGGAAGGAGTTAAAGAAGCCTCAAAAGTTGTAAAAAGATCGGTCTTACCTGTTAAAAATACAAGGAAACTGGGTAAAAAAGACATGAAATATAATTCTACTCTACCAAAAATCGAAGTGGATCCAGATAGTTACGAAGTAAAAATCGATGGAATAATACCTAAAGTTCCTCCAGCTGTAAAACTTCCACTAACTCAATTATATTTTATGTTTTAAGGTGATAGTTATGAATGTCATTAAAAGGCTTGGAAATGAAAACCAATTTAGAAATTTAATTGAAAAAGCAAGAAGATCCAATTTATTAATAGAGGCCTATGTAGATCGACAATGTTTTGAGAGGCATAGATGTAAGATAAAGGTAGATAATAAAGAGATTTCTGTAAATATGTTAGGCATCCCGCTAAAGGACGGCGATGTTTTAGTGACAGATGAGGGATATATTGTAATACTGAGACTTAAAGAAGAAAGCGTGCTCTCATTCAAACTTAATGAATTAGAGAAAAGCTTCAAACTTGGTTATGAAATAGGAAATCTTCATTTAAGAATAATGTTAAAGGATAATGAGGTTATAATACCTACTGAAATAGGTATTGATTATTTATTACAAAAATTTAAGGATTATAATCCAAAATTAAAAAAAGAAAAGTTCCTTCCAAATATAGAACCTACAGCAGTAGTGATAAGCTTTGCTGATACCTAGAATTTTCCAGATCTTTGATAGTGCCTTACCTATAGGTTCTTTCAATTACTCTTCTGGAATAGAGGAGGCATATTATAGAGGATATAATATAGAGAATTTTATATATACGGTTTTTAATAATGTTATTTTAAAAGGAGACACAGTAGCTGTCATAAAATCCTTTAAAGATCCTTATTATATGGATGAGTTAGTGTATGCTTCTAAACTAACTAATGAATTAAGAGAAATGACAACAAATATGGGAAGATCTCTAGCTTCTTTAGATTTATGTCAAGATGATTTCATTAGAAACGTTAAAG
This genomic window contains:
- the ureC gene encoding urease subunit alpha: MKLSRQRYSELYGPTEGDKIRLADTNLYIKIEKDLITKGDELVFGAGKSARDGLGLLPTSREEDSMDLVITNAIIIDPSIGIVKADIGIKNGIIIGIGHAGNPFIMNGVDFVVGSSTEIISGEGLIATPGFIDSHVHWVAPQQIFDALSAGFTTIIGGGTGPAEGTKATTAVPGSWNLKMMMEALDPFPLNFALTAKGSSGRISMEQVIHSGASGFKIHEDWGAMPSVIDETLTVADEYDVQVTIHTDTSNESGYLEDTLNAIGGRTIHAYHVEGAGGGHAPDIIRISGEPNVLPSSTNPTKPFTIHTYDEHLEMLMAVHHLNPKVPEDIAYAESRIRAETMAAEDYLHDIGAISMMSSDSQAMGRVGETGIRTFQLAHKMKELNLINIDDNFRVLRYISKITINPAITHGISDYVGSLLPGRVADIVLWDPRFFPVKPYMIIKGGAIAWAIMGETNASVAYAQPLLYKPMFGYYSAPMVSFFFTSQEGVKEASKVVKRSVLPVKNTRKLGKKDMKYNSTLPKIEVDPDSYEVKIDGIIPKVPPAVKLPLTQLYFMF
- a CDS encoding urease accessory protein UreF; translation: MLIPRIFQIFDSALPIGSFNYSSGIEEAYYRGYNIENFIYTVFNNVILKGDTVAVIKSFKDPYYMDELVYASKLTNELREMTTNMGRSLASLDLCQDDFIRNVKEGKTYGTYPVVVARICKCLGISEDDCAIGLTYSEASLLVFSAVRLGAISYYRGQEILSTLLNRIEIHEEFEPFDPILDILSKSHEKREPKVFMS